Proteins from a genomic interval of Quercus lobata isolate SW786 chromosome 11, ValleyOak3.0 Primary Assembly, whole genome shotgun sequence:
- the LOC115969166 gene encoding uncharacterized protein LOC115969166, with the protein MAPRVIFISFLVTVVVAMHGIHAVEYVVTNNARNTPGGVRFNNEIGSKYSKQTLISATDFIWRLFQQNSNADRKNVAKVSLFIDDMDGVAYARNNEIHVSARYINGYSGNVKTEITGVLYHESTHIWQWNGNGQSTPGGLIEGIADYVRLKAGYAPSHWVKPGQGDRWDQGYDVTALFLDYCNSLRNGFVAELNKKLRNGYSANFFVELLGKNVDQLWKDYKAKYAK; encoded by the coding sequence ATGGCTCCCCGCgtgattttcatctctttccTAGTAACCGTAGTTGTAGCCATGCATGGAATCCATGCAGTTGAATATGTTGTCACCAACAATGCTAGGAACACTCCTGGTGGAGTTCGATTCAACAATGAAATTGGGTCTAAATACAGTAAGCAAACTTTGATTTCTGCCACAGATTTCATATGGAGGCTGTTCCAGCAAAACAGTAACGCGGACAGAAAGAACGTGGCCAAAGTGAGCTTGTTTATCGATGACATGGATGGAGTTGCTTATGCTAGGAACAACGAGATCCATGTTAGTGCAAGGTACATCAATGGCTATTCTGGCAATGTAAAAACGGAAATCACTGGTGTGTTATACCATGAAAGTACACACATATGGCAGTGGAATGGTAATGGACAAAGTACTCCAGGAGGATTGATTGAAGGAATTGCTGATTATGTGAGGTTGAAGGCAGGATATGCGCCTAGCCACTGGGTGAAGCCTGGGCAAGGTGATAGATGGGATCAAGGCTATGATGTTACGGCTCTATTTTTGGACTATTGCAATAGTCTTAGAAATGGGTTCGTGGCtgaattgaataagaaattgaggAATGGTTATAgtgctaatttttttgttgaactaCTAGGGAAGAATGTTGATCAGCTTTGGAAAGACTACAAAGCCAAGTATGCAAAATAA